The sequence AAAAGTGGCCAATCATTCGGTAAGAAAAACATTGATTGGAAAGCTTTTGGATGCAAATGTCCCCTAAGTTTATGTAGCCCAACACAGTGTTCACAAAAATGTTGATTCGTGCAGAAATTACAAATGGCCAAATGATTAATAAGCCATTATTAAATAACTTAAATGGTTTTATGAATTTTTCTTCTCCACTCAAATTGTCCGGTTTGAACATGATACAGTATTACACCACAATCAGTCTGTGCTAAGAACCATTTAAATCGGTTTAAATTGACAGTTTAAAGGTAAAGAGGAACAacttataaattttgtttataatttgtAATTCCTTTCGTAAATTAAGTAAATTAAAGTGCACGCGACTTtaagttttatataaaaaagattatttacAACATTTGAGAATAAAGAAATAATGCACCAAACGTttcaataattgcaatgtaTTAGCTTTTATCAtataaaattagaaatttttgcgaattgacACACAAAATACATGCACATTACCTTGACAACCTACTCACTCTCTTGTACACCTTTGGTCCCCTTTTAATTCCTGTGAATGCCTCCCTTGcaacatatttgttttttaagtatttttttgacacttcttCCTGCCACTCTAATTAATTACTACATGTATTGACAGTATAGACAAtaaatgtttcttaaatttCAAATATACACCGAAATTGACTGCATAAGTTTAGACACATCAAGAGTTAACTTTTTactcataaaaaaaacatacattcaGGTTTAAGTGTTTTAAAATCGTAACTTGATTGAATTGGTGTGTATGTTCagacttttggaactaaaaacgaacacaactctttaacgacgtttcggccgtacgacggccattttcaagtatagctatttacaattgacaaattcaacacTATACACAAAATATCGTACGATATATCATCGTACGATCAAATATTCCGTAGGGGCAAGTCAAttatctgaaaatagaaataatggcaTTGATGCAATATTTCTATTAAGAATTGGCTTATCCCTACGGATTAACAAGCTTTCCTTCAAttccaaatcaaaattattagatgCGGAGGAGATAATagaaaaattatctaaagatggtctatttttacagaaaacaacATGCTCCAAAACCGCACTAGGGTTAATAGAAAAATCCGTCAAATCTATTAACCCTAGTGCGGTTTTGGAGCATGTTGTTATCTGTAAAAATAGACCAtctttagataatttttctATTATCTCCTCCGcatctaataattttgatttggaaTTGAAGGAAAGCTTGTTAATCCGTAGGGATAAGCCAATTCTTAATAGAAATATTGCATCAAtgccattatttctattttcagataaTTGACTTGCCCCTACGGAATATTTGATCGTACGATGATATATCGtacgatattttgtatatagtgttgaatttgtcaattgtaAATAGCTATACTTGAAAATGGCTGTCGTACGGCCGAAACGTCGTTAAAGAGTTGTGTTCGTTTTTAAAATCGTGATTGACTTTATgtgctttttctttttatatcatGTGAATTAATTATAGGACTCAGTTGAGGATGTCAAACAGAGTGTGACACGTCGATTAGATTACGTCTTACAGACACTGCGAAATAATAGTGTAAAGGATAAGCAACATACCGTCCATAAGTTATTGTCAACAACAGAAGATGGACTGTATCAAATGAAAGCTGAAGTTGTTGTTGATTTCCAAGATGCAAATACATATGAAAAAACTGTTAACTTCTTAGtggaaaaacttgaaaaaagtaTCAAAATTTCCAAGCCTGTGTTTATGCATTCTTCTGGAAAACTAAGCAGCCTCAGGTTGGTTTAATCTTTTGTGAAGCAACAGCGTAATTGCTTTATGTATGAGCTACAACATTATAAATAACACAGAGAGCACTGtgtatgtttttacattttttcaacTATAATTCGTGAGTAAGAGATGTTTGTAAAAATACACGTAGGATATCAGAAATATCATGTTAACCCCACAAATAGCACAGTGTGTTGAGATGcttatttttatattacttgtTTAGTAACCATATTCTATTATTTCTTAACTGATCCCTTTCTACCTGTTTGCATAAAAGGATAATATAAGAACAACCATCCAAATTGTAGTATGATATGGTTTTGTTCCGTTTCTCTTTTGGGGTAAAAATGCGTAACAAGCTACAAAAAATCTGTTTCAAggaatattttcaatatttgcAATAATTATAATGTCTCACTTACCTTATTTTCTTAttaattcttaattttttaatattaatgTAAATCATCTGGGTAAAGTTTTTGTGTCAATATCACTGACATTGAAATATGTATGGTGTTTCATTGTTTATTCATTCTTGCTTTGTTTTGTGTAACAGCATTGCGATGTTGACAGATAATACTCCTGTTACTGTTGATACTACAGGATACCACAATCTAGAGGAGGTACACAACAATCATGTTATACCACAGAACAAAGCAAAAATGAAAAGGAGTTCTTGTTTACATGCAATTCAAATATAACTTAAAAACAGTCCAACTCTTTGTTATGAATAGTAAATTTCATGCTAGATActctttttccattttttcccTAGACGTCAAGCATGTTTGAATGCTGTTCAAAACTGTCGAACGAAAGCAACTGCGATCGCACAATTGTTGAATCAAAACCTTGGTTCCCCTCTTCTAATCACGGAAGAAGATACAATAGAATATACAGGAAATGGAATGTCGAATGTCAGCaaagaaataaattcttttcaaGAGCACATTGAAAATAATACCTATACTGTCAGTGTGAAAGTTCATGTTGTTTTTGAATGCAAAGAAAGGACGAAAAACTCAagacataaataaaatataccTTGTTCGTATTAATTTTCATGTGTCCTAATTTCCGAGCAGTTGTGCAAAATAGTTAAGTTACAGAAATTACAGGTTTTGTGTGAAGATGAATATctgcaaaaatatgctttttaaGAAGCAGTGGAAATGATGCTACAATCTGTTTAAAACTCTGACTTTTGCTATATTTTTCTTGTTGGTTGTAGGGAAATTTGAAATTTGAACCATAATATTAATGCACACAAAATACGTTCTTAATTGTATCAAAAAGCGCAAAATAGATATTTTTTCACTATCCGAAAATTAATATGCATGAAAATTTGTACCAATAAAAGGTCATATTGTTTTGAATAAAATtaggtaaataaaaaaactttctgaaCTTACTAAACAAGAATTgttctttttgtatattttggCTTTTTTAGAACAAACATTTTAACACAACTAAGAAATTAGTCTCTCAGATGAGGATAGAAATTTTTGGTAAAGGAAGTCTTGAAGCAAGacactttattttttgtttactttatggtGACAATCACTTTCCTATCAAAATTTTGCTTTAGACAAGCAATGAAAAACGTTCTTTTTGCTGTGagaacattttttatcttataaaaatattctgatgtagattttaatatatattgtgTCGTATTTATTTTATGTAACGCTATGTAAATATGATATTTTAAAGAGAAAGTcaatattttgtaaacaaatattgCGTTTTATTGAGAAAAAAGTTTGGATGTTGACATATGAAAATAACTTGTTATTTCACATTTTGTTTTAATCAATGCgctaaaaatcacaaaaatctgAAACTCTTATATGTTGAAAGAATTTTTTATAAGacatgatttatttttatttttaaagtaccTTCATTGATGTTTAATCTTTTACCAGTGCTGCTGTTCTGTCTTATTGTTGGTGAAATTAGAAACTGCAAATTTAAAAGtgaatttaaaaatgttgaaattgTGAGAAGGTATAATGATCCAGACTTAATAATATACAACGACATGCACGATGGAGAGCAATGTCCATCCTTATGCTTCGCTAAAGATGCTGTATTACTTCAAAAGGAACCATGTACTTGTGAATGCAAAGCAAGCAAAGAAATTTACGATTCTTTGAATGAACGTTGTGAAAGCATGGGAAACAAGGGTAGTTGATTATTTCATTATCTTATGAGTCATTATGTTTGTGAAATTATGCAGGTATTTAAGTGTAATTTCAATGTCTGGTTGATTGATAAAATTAAAGTGGCTTTTAAGGACTCTGTAAATAAAGAGGTGAGCTGATAAAGTAGTttgttgaaatttattttttatactttttttcatAATATTTATGGTATAaacgtcattttttatttaagaaacaTGTAGAAGTAAGCAAGCTCAATGTTTCTTAAGTTTTGTCCTATTTCAGGCTCAAATATTTGTTAGGTAATATTATTGttcaaaaagttcaaaatacaCCTTCACTGCCACTCTGTATTGAATTGAATAAAAAAGAAGACATTTCATTGCGATAAACAATGTGTTGTTTATTTGTGCAAACACGAAATTTCAAGAGCACACATCAGATGATGTATTGTTCCCTGTTCCTAAGATTTCGTGTTTTTCTATAATGCAAAAAATGTTTCATCTTGATTTCTCGTTTTCAGCCTGCCCATGTTTCTTAGCTTTTTTCGTTCCTAAGCCTCATGTTTCTTATAAACgtttttctaaaacaaaaaaagatgtaTATTCATAATTGTACAATTATATTGTGTGTTTCTAAATTTTAATCATGTTATTTTTCAGCCTGTGAAATTTGTGTAATGAATTCCAAAATTTTAACACTCCATGCCAATCAACAGAATTTAGCATTATGTGGGAAAGAAAATTTACGAGAAACTATTAGAGgtatatttctttgttttgatggAAGTATATGTTTGTTTCAATATTCATTCAAAAGCATTCTGCAAATGTTTTTGAGCTCAATTTAACCATTAACTATAATATTATTTTGCTTTGAAATATTATTTCATTTCCAAGAAAGTACGGAAGTATTCTTCCTATCACAATCTATGCTTTTTGCTACAATAATTTGTTGGCCCACGTTGTGTAAGCCTAGTTCCTGGTTTGTGGTCTGTTGGTAGCTATTTAAAAGCTAATGTAAAGAGGGATAAGTAGACGTCTTTTAATACTGTTTataagatttaattttttagatgtTGATGAAAAAAGAAACTGTGCTGTAACTGGATTCCATTTTGAACATTATGGTTGGAAACAAATTTCAAATCTTGTTACGAGACAAATATTCACATCTAATGGTAGCACTGTGGAGGTTTGTTTTCAAGTTTTTCTTAGAATTGTAAGAAGTATGGTGAAAGTTATTAGGCTGAGTCAGCACATTTTGTGATTTAACAGGGGAATATCTCTTCAATGACAAGTCGTACCGTAGAAAACCATACCATTTTCCAAAACAACTTCCTGccctttttgaaattattacatATATGCTGACATCAGTATAAAAATGTAATAGACTAAATACTATATTTGTTGGAAcctaaaaatactaattaaacaTTTTTCCAGTTCAATGTTGAGTAGTTGGTATTTTCTGGCACAGCCATGTAATGTTCTAGTGGTGTCTGATTTTAATTAATGTTCTGTGCAAAGTTTATCTGTCAAAATTCACCTCGTAACAACAAGTGTCTCTTGAAATGTAACCATTGTAAACAAGACAGCGACGTACTTGGGTAAACCACGTCACGTTTTGAGGTCTTCCAAAATCAATCTCGTGACAACGTTTCAGTAACTGTGGTTTGGTGAAAACATAACATTTCATTGTCACAGataatagattttttttcttcccGATATTAACCAGGTTATAAAAAAGACATAAGCAAGTCGACAAATCCAATTTATTTAACGAAAGCTTTTGGTCGTAACTTCAGCCATCTTCAGTCATAACATTTAACGCGTAATTTATAGAAAATGTAACATAGAATGATTTCCTAATATGAACAAGTCATTATCACACTTCAGCATACGCACGAAAGCTGTATTCCTAGAAGAGTGATTAATGAAACTTATAAAAAAGTACAATAGAGCTGAAGATACATTTCTATTGGGGCTGGTCTATCCCTATAGATCATAAGACTCTTCTTAATTTCcgaaagaaaattgttttatgCCGATGTTATGACACTAAAGATGGCCAAAGTTTGCATTTGCCGACTCGGTTGTCGTTTTATGTCTACTTTTTGCACGAGTTATATTTTTCATCAACCAGATACAAGTTAATTGCAACTTAGTTACCAGTTTGCTTCAATATTGTTCACATTGTATTGATTGTATTTAGTGGACTGGCGCCAAATGTCATCTTCACCTACTGTCGGGTTTGTTGATCAAATTAGATATGGTATGTAAACAGCCGCTTTCAGAGTCGTGTTTACTTGTGAAGATTCCTGGAAAACTGAAAGGTATTATTTTGTTGACTGAAGGATTTAAGAAGGTTTGATGTGTGTTAAGTGATAGTAGAGATATTATAGCTACTGTactatgtaaaaataaaattactttaaaaaggGGTAGTAGTTGACTGACTACATGAAGCCTTGATGAAGTTTTTGTTATAGTACCATAATTTTTATTCCTAGCTCTTTGATCCATCCTCCTAGCTATGATGCTGGGATTTGAATATTTgtgcttaaatttatttttctcgcAGCTGCAATGGTATTTATGGACATGATAGTAGATGTTTTTATAAGTGTTTTTTTGGAATAAAGCTGTGTGAATTGTAaccactagtcgttagcccgtgaaagaatccacggattcgcccgtccttttttaccgcatttcgtgcgtcccgctacttgcgcagctaagctactattttgcgtgaaagacagacagacgtatacgggtgttTTAATTGGAAAGGGTTAAGTTGTAAAAATTTATCCCAAAGGGAAAATATTAGACAGTTTATACTACCCCCAAGTTTGGTAGTGAGTTTAATTTCAACCTCTACATGTAGCTAGAGAGACCAAACTGCAGAGGAGGgaatatttatgtttatgtagcattttggtGCGACTGCCCTGACGAAAATATGAGGATAACAGTAAAGAAATTGGAAGACAAATAAACCTATCCTTTTAAATATGCCGGCTGAGTCtaacaaaatattatattaaaatattatataaaatatttgcaCTGGGTGAGACGTTGAAAATTAAAGAATCATGGGTAAGGGTCATATGAAATAATGAACGACCAGTGTATGGATTTTATAACTTGATGAACGCCTAGGGTGAGGATCCTTAGAACTTATAAACGTCCTGGGTAAGATCTTATGAACTAATGAACGCTCTGAGTAAGAACCATAAGAACTAATAAATGACCAGTGTAAGGATCTTATAAGCTAATGAGCGTTAAGTGTAAGCACCGTAAAAACTGATGAACTAATAAACGCCCAAGCGTAAATTTGGAGAAAATTTAAACTTAGCCatctatttataaaaaattggaaGTTTCTTTAGTAGCAGTATGTAATGTAAAATCTTTCGTGTGTACTGAGGTCCACAAGTTACAATTCCAGAGATCAATGCTGTACACCAAAGTTAGCACTGTTGCAGGTCGTGTCAATGTTCTTGGTAATATGGTTAGGTATATGGTAATATGGTATTATGGTATTATGGTTGTGGTTAGGAGGCTAATTTTGGTGACAGTTTTAGTTTCAGTCACTTCACTAATTGTCATCATTCTGGAAGTAGTGACGAGAAATCATGCTTTTACACGAACgatgtttttaaatgttaagCCATTGTGTTGTTTAAGCAATaatctgtttttttgtttaacctTATGTCATTAATTGATGTATAATTAAAAACCTAATTAAGATGATGCTTTAAAAAGACCTTTCATCAATGACCCTTTAGATGAGTTtgtcttttcaaattttttatgaatttcattGCATGTTCAATAGATTGTCATGAATTTCACATATAGAAATTAATCTATTGTAATCCGATTGTATAGTTCATACAACCATTCATTGGTAACGATTTATTATCAAATGATTGGAATACGAATAAGTTATAAATAACAGGGAAATATGTCTTACAGTGTAAACATTTGTGTTGTGAAGGTTTGTAGAAGTAAATGTTAAAGATATTTTTCTGTATGATAAGGCGGATGATTTAAACTTGAGAATTTCTTTCAGGTGATAGATTTAGGTTTGTTTGATTTCAGGATTATGTGAAActttaaaaacttcttttccaCTTAAGTAAGAAACGAATGGAGTGGAATAAATACTGCAATTTGATTGGTTGGTTACTAATACACGCTTATTTTATGAGAATgtcaaaattctaaccaggttggtcgttatttttatttctctatttttataaacaatagacctattgtttttacctTAAGTCCCAGCCGATATTCTTATAAACCATATTCTTTATAAAGAAAAAGCGTGTATTCATTTGTTATGCTGAACACTATTCCTGTTCATAAAAAAGtggattttttttcacattctcAAACCGAGAAAATGTTTATCAACCAATCAAGATAGAGTAATAGCAGTCACTTTCGTTTCTGAATGAACTTTAAGGGTACGTTAAACTCCGTtcccaggacttgttaggctttttatatgtGAACGGCCTAAGCAAGGCCTGTTCTggccgtccaaatataaaaaagcctaacaagtcctagggacgaggttggggtATGTTGTTAATACCTGTTAGCTGCACACTGGAATTGAAAAGCATAACAAGTAGATAAATACACtgaaatctttttaatttaagtgTCAGTCAGAAAACTTTCACATTTGATTTTGCTACCCACTCATTAACATGCACTTAGTGTGATAACAAACCTTAAAAGTAATAGGCTCACTTAAAACGTTAGTGTAAATGTACCTTTAGAGAGCTTACTCCTGCTTGTCACTTTGTTTTTAATTGACAGAGTTTTGtgacaagataaaaataaatactacCCACGCTTGATTTGCTGATTGACAACCAACATCTGGGAGTCAGTTCAAAACAAATCCAGACAGTGGATATTAGTGTAACAGTTTAGTTTGCGCTGTGTGTTGTGAATTCCATTCTCACGTTCGTATTTTTCTCTATAGTTAAATAAAAACTGTTAGTTTTTCGTTTTACTTGTAAAATTCATGGAATGTGTGCTATCCAAAAAATGTTATTCGATTAATAAGCTTGATTTTAACATTACGTCTATATGGTTTCTGTGTTGAATGATACCTGACCCCTTGTGTCGTATTACCTTGCTGCAAATTTTAGGTAGCTATACACCAAAAATGTAGGGAAGGTGGAAGGAGGAGGTGCTTTGGAAACATAAATTGGCCTTTTAATTCTCTTCACAAATCctgattcatttttttttggcaTTCacgtttttataataaaatgaatGTTGTGCTTTCGAATTTTAAAGAGTTAGAAAGagataaaaaatatagataaattttGATATGGAATTGTAGTTGTTTTGCCATAAAAGTTGTAGGCTTGTACTACTAAGAAGATGGCTAAATTAAGATGTATTAAGGTCGTCTGTTTGTCTGATTACACGTTGtaacagaatttaaattttattgtttgatACATTTTTTGGAAACGATATCAACTGAAACGTTAAAAGATTGTTTCCGTATCTAGGATCTAGTGTATAACTTTTAATGAACAATTTGTGTTCAATGAATTGTTACAATACATTATTTTTCAAGCGTTTAAACATGGCTCGCAGGACCTAATTACAATTGGTTTCTATCTTATGCATTCAATTTGCACCCTATCCCCCCTTCGATTATATGCACAACCTTCGAATATACGCATAATCTTCGATTATACACACAATCTTCGAACATACGCATAACTTTCGATTATACGCATAGCCTTCAAACGTACGCATAACCTTCGAATATACGCATAACCTTCGAATATACGCACAACCTTCGAACATACGCACAACCTTCGAATATACACACAATCTTCGAACATACGCATAACTTTCGATTATACGCATAACCTTCGAACATACGCATAACCTTCGATTATACACACAATCTTCGAACATACGCATAACTTTCGATCATACGCATAGCCTTCGAACGTACGCATAACCTTCGAATATACACATACCTTCGAATATACGCACAACCTTCGAACATACGCACAACCTTCGAATATACACACAATCTTCGAACATACGCATAACTTTCGATTATACGCATAACCTTCGAACATACGCACAACCTTCGAATATACACACAATCTTCGAACATACGCATAACCTTCGATTATACGCATAACCTTCGAACGTACGCATAACCTTCGAACATACGCATAACCTTCGATTATACGCATAAccttaaatgaataaataagccCCAAAATTAAGAAGTATAATGCTGTAGATTGAACACcggttttaaaaattacttgcACAAAAATCAGCGGTAATCTCAATGAGTTCTTTTGACTGGAATTATGTTTTGAGCTGAGAGTGAAAGTTTAAGTTAGGTATCTCTTATCAAGTTCTCCCTTAAAGCTTCGTCATCTAGCTTCATTTCGTGAAAGAGTGTGAGTAAATCAAGGTACTACCAGAAGGTGGGCATGTTGTGGACATATAAATGTTGTATCCTTAGCAGAGTGACAGCACCCTCCATGTTTTTTCTGATTTATGAATTTGAAGTTCACGATCATAACCTCAATatatggagaaaaaaaattatcagtaAAATTATAGTATTTCAATCTCAATTTTAGTTGGAAATGAGAATGCACACCGCCTAGAATCAGAACTTACTAAATGCATACCGTCACAAAATATTAAACATGAAGACGCCGTGGTTGTGGTACCATCTTTAAAACCGCTTACAACTGAACCTGTCCACCTGAAAGAAGGATCAAGCAAACTGATTACTGCAGGAAAGATTTTACCAACAAACAAGGTTCACATTcggtgtttgttttttaaaatatttttgttctatCTATCTTATACTCTCTACCGTTCAATTCTCCTTGCTTTTTTGTGTTATCTGAAATCCAACTTGTGAGAATTTCGTGTTTCACTGCTTCGTTTTATAACAATTGGTTCTTTTGACCAGTATTTTTTGTACCTCTATTCGAATTTTTTTGTAGATGCCGCACGACAGATTGGAGAAGTCGTCTGAAGGTAACAACGCAAGATTGATTATTATCGCCAGTGTAACTGCTGCTATCTGTTTCGTTATGATTGTTGTGACGATCTTGTTAATATACAGAAGGAATCAGAGGTAGGTTTTATCCGCCCCTGCCGCCCATCTGGCCACGCATTTAGTCAGTTTATTTATATGGTGAAATCTACTGTTTATTTAgagaggaagaagaaagacgaGAGTCAGAGTTTAATACAGGTAGTTAAGACATTAAcccttaaattttttgaaaaaccccAAATTTCCATTATTATTTATCGACTATTTTTCCACTTTCAACCAGATTTCTGGTCTCCTTCTGCCTTAAGGTTGATGAACCTGAGTAAATCCGGATGggaaatttaattctcttttgtACGAGCCTGTCTGTATTTCAGCTTTTCTGGGACGCCAAAGTATTTTTTATACACAACTAATtactttctgatttttttttctgggAGAGTTCGTGGTAAAACGAATTAATATTGATCAAAATTACGATGTGATAAAAGCAAAAATGAGCCATTAGGTATACGAAAAATATTTCTACCACGAATGCAGAAGTTGATAGACTCACTTTACAGTTAGTTGCGTTACACCTTACCTGTGACACGTAATAAAGCGAACTATCGACTTAAAATGTCAAACTGTAGCCAATCTCCAGCTTTATAATCCGTATGAACGATACATATGCATCGATTTGTAGTGGCTACCAGTTGTTCATTTTTCAG is a genomic window of Hydractinia symbiolongicarpus strain clone_291-10 chromosome 14, HSymV2.1, whole genome shotgun sequence containing:
- the LOC130626192 gene encoding uncharacterized protein LOC130626192 isoform X1, with product MFNLLPVLLFCLIVGEIRNCKFKSEFKNVEIVRRYNDPDLIIYNDMHDGEQCPSLCFAKDAVLLQKEPCTCECKASKEIYDSLNERCESMGNKACEICVMNSKILTLHANQQNLALCGKENLRETIRDVDEKRNCAVTGFHFEHYGWKQISNLVTRQIFTSNGSTVEWTGAKCHLHLLSGLLIKLDMVCKQPLSESCLLVKIPGKLKVGNENAHRLESELTKCIPSQNIKHEDAVVVVPSLKPLTTEPVHLKEGSSKLITAGKILPTNKMPHDRLEKSSEGNNARLIIIASVTAAICFVMIVVTILLIYRRNQREEEERRESEFNTEYTYTEEKSRSDSFFDNQLRHAVYPNAQGYRNKAFVIPTKAETGTSSPRIAEGVQTEKNNTNKNRLNIGNYGNSDARNNNNTVESDKLAWLSPLHVAMEKVSPSLHRRRRTWTVFDRKERRNTNTSIPKSSSHTYVTGVNNPELGEDNVSYENSSIPLPLPLPLPLPSPSPSPLQGSCQTGDDAAIS
- the LOC130626141 gene encoding interleukin-1 receptor-associated kinase 1-binding protein 1-like translates to MCLDVLTCQLIMSYYQDSKVFAQLLGEDDKKLHTTKKEANVSRQIDLHETGEASLAPDIIRCTMTCSNVKDSVEDVKQSVTRRLDYVLQTLRNNSVKDKQHTVHKLLSTTEDGLYQMKAEVVVDFQDANTYEKTVNFLVEKLEKSIKISKPVFMHSSGKLSSLRRQACLNAVQNCRTKATAIAQLLNQNLGSPLLITEEDTIEYTGNGMSNVSKEINSFQEHIENNTYTVSVKVHVVFECKERTKNSRHK
- the LOC130626192 gene encoding uncharacterized protein LOC130626192 isoform X3 — its product is MNSKILTLHANQQNLALCGKENLRETIRDVDEKRNCAVTGFHFEHYGWKQISNLVTRQIFTSNGSTVEWTGAKCHLHLLSGLLIKLDMVCKQPLSESCLLVKIPGKLKVGNENAHRLESELTKCIPSQNIKHEDAVVVVPSLKPLTTEPVHLKEGSSKLITAGKILPTNKMPHDRLEKSSEGNNARLIIIASVTAAICFVMIVVTILLIYRRNQREEEERRESEFNTEYTYTEEKSRSDSFFDNQLRHAVYPNAQGYRNKAFVIPTKAETGTSSPRIAEGVQTEKNNTNKNRLNIGNYGNSDARNNNNTVESDKLAWLSPLHVAMEKVSPSLHRRRRTWTVFDRKERRNTNTSIPKSSSHTYVTGVNNPELGEDNVSYENSSIPLPLPLPLPLPSPSPSPLQGSCQTGDDAAIS
- the LOC130626192 gene encoding uncharacterized protein LOC130626192 isoform X2; its protein translation is MFNLLPVLLFCLIVGEIRNCKFKSEFKNVEIVRRYNDPDLIIYNDMHDGEQCPSLCFAKDAVLLQKEPCTCECKASKEIYDSLNERCESMGNKACEICVMNSKILTLHANQQNLALCGKENLRETIRDVDEKRNCAVTGFHFEHYGWKQISNLVTRQIFTSNGSTVEWTGAKCHLHLLSGLLIKLDMVCKQPLSESCLLVKIPGKLKVGNENAHRLESELTKCIPSQNIKHEDAVVVVPSLKPLTTEPVHLKEGSSKLITAGKILPTNKMPHDRLEKSSEGNNARLIIIASVTAAICFVMIVVTILLIYRRNQREEEERRESEFNTEYTYTEEKSRSDSFFDNQLRHAVYPNAQGYRNKAFVIPTKAETGTSSPRIAEVQTEKNNTNKNRLNIGNYGNSDARNNNNTVESDKLAWLSPLHVAMEKVSPSLHRRRRTWTVFDRKERRNTNTSIPKSSSHTYVTGVNNPELGEDNVSYENSSIPLPLPLPLPLPSPSPSPLQGSCQTGDDAAIS